Genomic window (Dyadobacter fanqingshengii):
TACAGCGCTCGCATGCTGGCTTTATGCTTTCGTTATATCTGTGATGATATGGCCGCGGAGGATGTAATGGTTGAAGGATTTATCAGAGTGTTTTCCAAAATTGAGCAGTTTAACGAGGAAGGCAGTTTTGAAGGATGGATTCGCAGGATTATGGTGAATGAGGCGCTGGGATATTTGAGAAAACAAAAACGAATCCTGGAAGACACATTATCCGACGAAGCAAACAACATTCCGGATTACGCGCATGCTGATCAAAACCTGGAAACGCAGGAACTGCTGGATCTGATTGAGACACTGCCAACCGGATATCGAACGGTTTTTAATTTGTATGCCATTGAGGGTTATCCGCATATTGAAATTGCGCAAATGCTTGGCATAGCGGAAAGTACATCGAAATCACAATTGCACAGAGCGCGCGCCATGCTGCAAAAAATGGTGGCTGATTGGGAAAATGATTTTAAAAAAAAAGTGGAATATGAAAAAGCATCCAGTTGATGATCTTTTCAAACGCAGGCTGTCGGAGCTGGAAAAAAAGCCTTCTGCCGCTGCCTGGGAGAAAATTC
Coding sequences:
- a CDS encoding RNA polymerase sigma factor, with protein sequence MGRLLSLFSNEAQLIKALRKEDPKAQRQLYDKYSARMLALCFRYICDDMAAEDVMVEGFIRVFSKIEQFNEEGSFEGWIRRIMVNEALGYLRKQKRILEDTLSDEANNIPDYAHADQNLETQELLDLIETLPTGYRTVFNLYAIEGYPHIEIAQMLGIAESTSKSQLHRARAMLQKMVADWENDFKKKVEYEKASS